The Anopheles maculipalpis chromosome 3RL, idAnoMacuDA_375_x, whole genome shotgun sequence genomic sequence GACGGTAGCaccggaaaaagaaaagaatcgtCACTAAACTATCCTTCCGATTCTTGCGGAACAGCGGTTCCGGGCGCATCACTTGATGGTAAATTATACTCGATCGACCCACCCGTAACTAAATGATAACTCAGACAAGGTCCTCACGACGTTCAATAAGGTCTATCAGATTTCCATACTCTTCGCTCAGATCTCTTTggtcgaaaaacaaaatctataATCAATTGAACCAACACAAACTGAAAACTTTATCCGGGCCTTCGGAAAGCATCTCCCTTCGCACCACCCTAGCTTCCTTCCTCTACGCACATCGTTTGTCGTTTATTCCACCGCCCTACTGGCCTACAGTTCGCCCAGCTGCCAATGTTGTCGAAATTCTTTCCACAAACTTCTGTGCCATCTAGAGCAGGCGGCGGAGCGGAGTAAAGGAGAGAGGAGGGCGGACGCGGAAACAAACAGTTTTGGCAGCATTAATCGGAGGACGCCCAAACTCTTACCTAAAGCAGATTTGCCAACCTACACTACGGACGGTCTTCAAAAGAAGGGGTCGAAAGGAGAAGGGAGTAGGAACAGGGACGGTAAGAAAATGGAGATGGGAAACgtacggaaaacaaaaagtccTCGATTCCGCAAGAGTTTTGATGTTTCCGAGCAGAGGAGGCCGAGAAATTGCTGTACCCACAAGCCCATGAATAAATTGATATCGTCTCCGGGTGATGTGTTGCCATGGCGAAAGCATGGAACACtgtttaattgattttctcCTACACTGCTGTTTTTCAAATCGCCAAACtggctctgtgtgtgtatttgtgtctGAATAAGTGAGTGCGTACCGCGTCGTTGGTGTGCGTATTTTGGAATTGGTTTGCGAACAACTACTCGTTGTTTCAAAGTGGTTGAAAAGGACGCGTTGTGACCAAATAATCAGCAGCGAAGGATACAAGGATCCAGCCACAGCTACTGCTACAGCCCGGCCGATGCTCGGAGTTCGATAGTCAAGCCGGAGAGAATTAATCAGAGAGATACAAACTGAATTAATCACGACTTTCCCACAGTTTCACATAGCGTTACACAAAGTTAGGCCGTTTGGCAAGTTACTTTCAAGCGAAGCTtggtgaaaaaaggaaacaaaacatttaaaaaaacaaacatacacacacagcagcagcacacaattGTGAATCTGGCCGTGGCAGGCGGCGCCCAGGACGCAATGTGAACGTGGATGGTAATCCTAATTGGGTGCCTGTTTGAAGCAGGagcagaaattttaattacataaTCCTTCGTGCGCTTCCATTAGCTGGATTTGTGTGTCCACCCGAAGTGGCCGCACCGAGAGCACAAGAGGGTTGATCAGGCGGAGGAATCCATTGATGGTGGAATTCTTTCAGCCGTGAACTGCCGAACGTGTGCAGACAGGCGTGCGGTTTCaaggaaagcaaaattaaaaagaagccGTGTGAAATTCACGCATTTCACGCAACTCCTGCCAGCATCCATTTACCGGAGGTCAACGTGTTGATGGGTCCGATTTTCCGAGTTCCCCGAATGAATATGcaccgaagaaaaagaaaacgcaaaaccacacacacgcacccatcCAACTCAGCACGATTGGGCACGATTGATTGCACAGCAGAGATGATAAGCGAGTGTTTATTTGCAAACGCGGAAGAGCGTCGAACACATATAAGTAGTTCTAGTGTATGCCGCTACGACACCATACGCAGGTACCAGAAGATCAATTAAAAGCTCGTAAATTTAGTCCACCGAACGATCGAAAATTGATTGCAAATTCCTATTAAAAATTTACCGGGCTCTTAGCGGTTCGGGATGTAAAATGCAAATTGCTTAAATCTTGATAAAAGCTAATATACTTCGGGTGAAAATGAATTGCTGAAAATTccgttccatcatcatcatcatcatcaacaacagtaCGGGAAAGCATCGCACTGTTCGGCCCGGCAACAACTGTCACCCTTATAAGCCCTAGCATTTGCTGTACAACCGGGTTTTACCCGCACCTTTTTTAATGGATTCCGCACCGCTAAAACATTACCAGGGAATAGGGCCGAGCGTCCCGGACTTGTCCCGCAATTGGTTAAAGTTTGAACGGAAGTTCGTCCTCGTCGAAAGAGCTGCCGGTTAAACTCCATCagtaaattaaattgcttGCCAACTTACGGTTGACCTCCTGCTATTCCTGAAAGAAAACCGCACAGAATTACATGAGCTTTAGAGTCATCGCCCGTTCCTACCCAGGTTCCCAAGCTTCACCCCCTctatgtctctctctctctcttttttttttctctctctctctctctcacacacacacacacactctcgcaTTTAACGAAACGGTGGTCAATAGGGTTGGGAGTTGGGAGTCAAACCGAAAACCCCATTTTTAACACTCCGAAATCATACCGCTGCTACTGTTCAAGTgcatgtgtgtttatgtgtgcatGCGTTTATGTGAGCCGATGCAGAATGCTGCAGAAATGGTCGATTTGCAACATTTCACACACTTCATTCTTCGTGAACTAGAACAGTGGCCGACCGGCCTCTGCTCCTACCGGCGACTACCATTTTGCGGTTTtcgtttcaattaattatttccACCTTCCACCAAGCTTTCCCCACTTTTTGTGCTCCCCAAACCGGGCGGGGTCACAACATActaattttctaaatttcgaTGCACGTTGTGTACACATTCCCGATGCAGAATGTCCACTTCCGACAGCTACTGCATATACGGGCAACATTTATCTTGGGCTGCTCTGGTTCACTTGAACTTGAAGTGTGAGGGTTAATGCTTTCTCCATCTTTTTTGGAGCCTACTTCATAACGAACCAAGTGCAGAGATGAACCTGATGTTGCACAGATGCTATCTTAACGAAGCAGATGGCCCCATAAAGACACTGctccacacacagacacagacactGCAAATAATCACACTTTCCGACAAGAACATCTTTAACACGATATCTTTACTTTTCCAGATGCTGTGCATGGAGTCTGTCTGCATCGGAGCATAAAACACCCATCAACGCTATCATCATTATCTTATTGGCAATGGGAGACtgcttgtttgctgtttggctTTTCCGTGTTTGTGCTCCACCGTCGCTCACCGTTGCAAAATCGAAGGTAAATGTGTGGGACTGCCCTCTGTCTTTTCTAAACAAACCACATGCTGATAAGCACACTCACATATATACTCACTCGGGCCAGCCATGTGCTCGGTCACAAGTATTCCAATTTCTCACACAAAATTGTGAACTATCCTCCAGAGAAGCGAAAGCTCACTAAACTCCCCTTCTGGGTAGAATTTTATTGTTATCTTATCTGAGGAAGCATTACAATTCGAACTTTTCCATGTGATATGGCGTAAGAGCAAAGTATGTTgcctcttgctgctgctgctcgtcctATAAGGCCTCAGGAAACAATGGAGGgaatagaaatggaaaaatagttGTAAGTCCCTAGACGCAGGATGACTCCTAAGGTAGTTCAATTAGACTATTAGACTATTAGACgttcgttttgtgtttgaatCTTCGTTTGCTGCTGTGGTGCATCGGTGACTCGTTTCGACTTTCAAAGTATACCATTTAACCTGATAGAAAGGTGATGTGAAAAGAATTGCCTTGAGgtaatttaatcaatttatgATCTAAAACCTCCAGCCCTGTCCATTCAAAGCAAGTTCATTTAATGATGTTCCCGGCCTCCGAACAGCACATCAGTGGGACGCATCGATTGGAGTGGGTTTGAAATAAATGATTTCGAATGATTTGATACAATTCACctagacaaacaaacaatcgatCGAACAATGCTGCTGTTCCGGCGAGCTCTTTGCATGCGAAATTAGGCAATTATTTATGCACCTAATTCCAACTGTAAGTGTCAATAGATGGACGTGTGTGCAGGCCGGAAGGTGGCTGATCGAAATATAAAGCGCATCCATTAGCGGATCGTGTCTTTGCGCTAGTGACCCGTGATTCGTGATCATGAATTTTGATCGAATTTCCCAGTTCCAACCAGCGGGGCATGTACATGATATAGCCGGTTGAGAACCACACCATGTGCAGCTAAATCCCACTCCTTAGAGACCACCAGCCTAAGCAGTGGAGacctttttcctatttttttttgttgctttccatCCCGCAATCAACAAGCGCTTCGGTTTGATcggtggttttgcttttgtatcGCACCATCGCATCAGCCGACAGACGCAGAACGCTTAGATGGAAATTTTTAATGGATGCTCTCGAACCCATCAGCCATTCCGCAGCGGGTAGAAGGCAAACAATACAATAAAACTATTGCTCCTGGAGGGATCACTCTCCGGGCCGATTGTTTTTCAATCCCCTCGATGACGCATGCCGTTGCATAAAACGAGCGAAATCAATCGTGAACATCAATCGTGAATAAGGGCTCGACAAACAATATCTACAATATAAATACCTACTATATCTAATATCTATCTTGAAAACGTTTAAATTCGTTATTTTGTTATTCGTTAGAAGCTGTATGGAGTGCcttagaaattattttctaatttcagaattttgggCGCTAGTGTATATATGCACCTATTGGCATTGTACAGATAACAGCAcatgattttgaaaatttcaatactaatgaaataaaagaaaccgaAAATGGGGTGGCATAATGTGTTGTCTTTCTGCTGAAAATCGAAAAAGGGTCTGCtgcaattttctttcccaatACAACAACCAAAGCTTACAACAGCGTTAACTTTCGTGGCGAGCTTTCTCGAAAGCTAACAAGAATGTTCTAAATGAAACTTCGGACCGATTGTTCTAAAGAATGTGGTGGCACTAGGaaagttggttttgttttcgtgtatattaaattaaattgaaaaaagttagattttcttaaaaaatgtTAGTTGCCTATCGAACTCATTCTTCTCCGCACTTTCCGATACCATTTGGAATCCTTTCGACGCTACATAAGCCTTAATGTGGTCTTCCAAAACTCCGCCTCGGCCTCTCCACTCAAGTTCCGCGTACAATGGATACATTTGGCCTGCATCTCGTTTCAATCGTCGTACCTGGTCTTGGTACTTTTTCCAAGCTTGCAGTTCCAGTATTAGAAATTTGCCCTTTTCGCAAAGATAATCTAACACACTACGCAACCCATCATCGCCTCCGTTTAAGTGAATGTACATAAGCACGGAAAAGCAACAGATTACATCGAACCGTTCAATTCCTAAGCGCTTCATGCATTGCTCGATTGGATCCTCCGCTTGACCTCGAGTCGTCTGTTGGTGGGCAATGCTCAGTATGTTTCCTTTGAAGAATTCGATTTCGGGAAACTCTGTTCTGGCCCGATCGCACAGTCTTTCATCTATGTCGATGCCAACCGCTTTGACTAGCGCTCCGTTGCATACCTGTTCTAGTATCTCGCGCACCTTCGCTGTGAATCGACCGGAGTTGCAACCAATATCAATCATATGCACCTTTGTGTTCGTGGTATCTCGCTCCTGGTTCTGATTGTTTTCGTTCCAAAGCGTTTGTAAGCATTCTCGCAATATGCCTGATCTGCTGTCTTCTGCCCGGAACTGGTAGTAGTTTTGGTAATTGCCATGTTTCACTTGTGTTTCGGTCTCATCCATATACGAGGTGTCTACTTTTTGCAtttcgaaagcaaaaacaaaaccgggcGGCCTGAGAACACTTGCTCTCAGGCAAACAGCACGCAATGCtcaactgttttgtttttggttctcGACATAAACAGTTGACTATAGTTGTCATCGCGGCGTATGTGTCAAATTTCTGtcactttttaaatttatttgaatttttgctaGCATAAGCGTATCGGTCATACACTCAGCAACAGACGTGATGTATTACCATGGTTTTTAACATTTGCAATTCATTTGCAATGAAGaaatctttcttcttcttcgtggctAGTCAAGCCCTCCTTACTACAGATGGCAGCACAAGTCC encodes the following:
- the LOC126565975 gene encoding probable RNA methyltransferase CG11342; protein product: MDETETQVKHGNYQNYYQFRAEDSRSGILRECLQTLWNENNQNQERDTTNTKVHMIDIGCNSGRFTAKVREILEQVCNGALVKAVGIDIDERLCDRARTEFPEIEFFKGNILSIAHQQTTRGQAEDPIEQCMKRLGIERFDVICCFSVLMYIHLNGGDDGLRSVLDYLCEKGKFLILELQAWKKYQDQVRRLKRDAGQMYPLYAELEWRGRGGVLEDHIKAYVASKGFQMVSESAEKNEFDRQLTFFKKI